A window of Actinomycetes bacterium contains these coding sequences:
- a CDS encoding ABC transporter ATP-binding protein: protein MTAAPADRAARQRSTNGFREAAEAAPAVVDAGGAVARAVRATKVYGSGPTAVRALDEVTVDLESGRFTAIMGPSGSGKSTLMHCVAGLDTLTSGQVFLGGVELGSLSDRELTLLRREQVGFVFQSFNLVPTLTALENITLPLALAGARPDRSWLDGIIDTVGLRERLAHRPAELSGGQQQRVAVARALVTRPRIVFADEPTGNLDSRSGGEILAFLRRAVDELGQTVVTVTHDPVAAGYADAVLFLADGRIVGQLASPTPQTVLDRIKSLGE from the coding sequence ATGACAGCGGCGCCGGCCGACCGCGCGGCACGGCAGCGATCAACCAACGGGTTCCGTGAGGCCGCGGAGGCCGCACCCGCCGTCGTGGACGCGGGCGGCGCGGTCGCGCGCGCCGTGCGGGCGACGAAGGTCTACGGCTCGGGCCCAACGGCGGTGCGGGCGCTCGACGAGGTGACCGTCGACCTGGAGAGCGGGCGCTTCACGGCCATCATGGGCCCGTCGGGGTCGGGCAAATCGACCCTCATGCACTGCGTCGCCGGGCTGGACACCCTCACCTCGGGCCAGGTCTTCCTCGGCGGCGTCGAGCTCGGCTCCCTGTCGGACAGGGAGCTGACCCTGCTGCGCCGCGAGCAGGTCGGGTTCGTGTTCCAGTCCTTCAACCTGGTCCCCACGTTGACGGCCCTGGAGAACATCACGCTGCCGCTGGCGCTCGCCGGCGCGCGGCCCGACCGGAGCTGGCTGGACGGCATCATCGACACCGTCGGCCTGCGTGAGCGCCTGGCGCACCGCCCGGCCGAGCTGTCCGGCGGCCAGCAGCAGCGGGTCGCGGTGGCGCGTGCGCTGGTGACCCGACCGCGGATCGTCTTCGCGGACGAGCCCACCGGCAACCTCGACTCCCGCTCCGGCGGCGAGATCCTCGCCTTCCTGCGCCGCGCCGTCGACGAGCTGGGGCAGACGGTCGTGACCGTCACCCACGACCCGGTCGCGGCAGGCTACGCCGACGCGGTGCTGTTCCTGGCCGACGGCCGCATCGTCGGCCAGCTGGCCTCGCCGACGCCGCAGACCGTCCTTGACCGCATCAAGTCTCTCGGGGAGTGA